One window from the genome of Trabulsiella odontotermitis encodes:
- the betI gene encoding transcriptional regulator BetI, which produces MPKLGMQPIRRRQLIDATLEAINEVGMHDATIAQIARRAGVSTGIISHYFQDKNGLLEATMRDITSQLRDAVLRRLRALPGASAERRLQAIVEGNFDDSQISPAAMKAWLAFWASSLHQPMLWRLQQVSSRRLLSGIVYEFRRELPRDQAQQAGHGLAALIDGLWLHAALSGKPFEQERARTLTHHFISQHLPPATD; this is translated from the coding sequence ATGCCCAAACTGGGGATGCAACCGATACGACGCCGACAGCTGATCGACGCCACGCTTGAGGCCATTAACGAAGTGGGAATGCACGATGCGACCATCGCGCAGATCGCCCGCCGGGCGGGTGTATCGACCGGGATCATCAGCCATTATTTTCAGGATAAAAACGGTCTGCTGGAAGCCACCATGCGCGACATCACCAGCCAGTTGCGCGATGCGGTATTACGCCGTTTACGGGCGTTACCTGGCGCGTCGGCGGAGCGGCGGCTACAGGCGATTGTCGAGGGCAACTTTGACGACAGCCAGATAAGCCCGGCGGCAATGAAAGCCTGGCTGGCGTTCTGGGCCAGCAGCCTGCATCAGCCGATGCTCTGGCGGCTGCAACAGGTCAGCAGTCGTCGCCTGCTCTCCGGCATCGTTTACGAATTCAGACGCGAGCTGCCGCGCGACCAGGCGCAACAGGCCGGGCACGGTCTGGCGGCGCTGATCGACGGACTCTGGCTGCACGCCGCGCTCAGCGGTAAGCCGTTCGAACAGGAGCGCGCCCGAACCCTGACCCATCATTTCATCAGCCAGCATTTACCACCGGCTACTGACTAA
- a CDS encoding ABC transporter permease: MPVSLFFLRLRRSPAALCGLTLALLLLLIALFAPWLSPQDPNWQDAAARLQAPNAQHWLGTDSYGRDLLSRLLYGTRPALGLVALVTVITLPVGLLVGILSGYYGGWLERVLMRFTDVVMSMPRLILAFAFVAMLGPGLVNGALALALTTWPAYARQARSEIQRLRHSDYLAAAEMMGIRGLRLLTGHILPLCLPSAIVRLALDLAGIILAAAGLGFLGLGARPPMSEWGAMIADGMQVIFDQWWVAAIPGAAILLASLAFNLLGDGLRDVLEPQHD, encoded by the coding sequence ATGCCAGTATCGCTGTTTTTCCTCCGCCTGCGCCGCTCGCCCGCCGCGCTGTGCGGCCTGACGCTGGCACTCTTGCTGCTGTTGATCGCGCTGTTTGCCCCATGGCTGTCGCCGCAGGATCCGAACTGGCAGGATGCCGCCGCGCGGCTGCAGGCCCCGAATGCGCAGCACTGGCTGGGCACCGACAGCTACGGGCGCGATCTGCTGTCGCGCCTGCTGTACGGCACCCGCCCGGCGCTCGGTCTGGTGGCGCTGGTGACGGTCATCACCCTGCCCGTCGGCCTGCTGGTCGGTATTCTGTCCGGCTATTACGGCGGCTGGCTGGAGCGTGTGCTGATGCGTTTTACCGATGTGGTAATGTCAATGCCACGTCTGATTCTGGCTTTTGCCTTTGTCGCCATGCTCGGCCCTGGTCTGGTCAATGGCGCGCTGGCGCTGGCATTAACCACCTGGCCTGCTTATGCCCGTCAGGCGCGCAGTGAAATTCAGCGCCTGCGCCACAGCGACTATCTCGCTGCTGCCGAAATGATGGGCATTCGAGGTCTGCGTTTATTAACCGGTCATATTCTGCCGCTGTGCCTGCCATCCGCCATCGTGCGGCTGGCGCTGGATCTGGCGGGGATTATTCTTGCCGCCGCCGGTCTTGGTTTTCTCGGCCTCGGCGCACGTCCGCCGATGTCCGAATGGGGTGCGATGATTGCCGACGGCATGCAGGTGATTTTCGACCAGTGGTGGGTAGCCGCCATTCCGGGGGCGGCGATCCTGCTCGCCAGCCTCGCCTTTAACCTGCTGGGCGATGGCCTGCGTGACGTTCTGGAGCCGCAACATGACTGA
- a CDS encoding ABC transporter permease encodes MSDLSPRVWRLLQPLFTLALTLLGLLLVTFALSALSPVDRVLQIVGDHASQSTYDQVRHQLGLDQPLPVQFWHYLVDLAHGDLGTASATGQPVLQDLLAAFPATLELATLALIVGAVLGVIAGVLCARFAGSPWDLAVRTVTLLGNSVPIFWLGLLMLALFYAKLQWSAGPGRLDDIYQFTVEPKTGFALIDTWLSGDREAFKNAISHLVLPVVLLSYYSLASITRLTRSACLSEMNKEYILLARAKGAGEMTILLRHVLPNIRGTLLTVIALAYTSMLEGAVLTETVFSWPGIGRYLTTALFAGDTTAIMGGTLLIGASFVLINHLTDFLVRLTDPRVR; translated from the coding sequence ATGTCTGACTTGTCTCCCCGCGTGTGGCGGCTGCTCCAGCCGTTGTTCACGCTCGCCCTGACCCTGCTCGGTCTGCTGCTGGTGACGTTTGCCCTGTCGGCGCTGTCGCCGGTAGATCGCGTATTGCAAATCGTCGGCGATCACGCCAGCCAGTCCACGTACGATCAGGTGCGCCACCAGCTAGGGCTCGATCAGCCGTTGCCGGTGCAGTTCTGGCACTACCTGGTGGATCTGGCGCATGGCGATCTCGGGACTGCCAGCGCCACCGGGCAACCGGTATTGCAGGATCTGCTGGCCGCGTTTCCGGCAACCCTGGAGCTGGCGACGCTGGCGCTGATCGTCGGTGCGGTGCTCGGCGTTATCGCCGGGGTGTTGTGCGCTCGCTTTGCTGGTTCGCCGTGGGATCTGGCGGTTCGCACCGTTACGCTGCTCGGCAACTCGGTGCCTATTTTCTGGCTCGGTCTGCTGATGCTGGCGTTGTTCTACGCGAAACTGCAATGGAGTGCCGGACCAGGGCGGCTGGATGATATTTACCAGTTTACGGTGGAACCAAAAACGGGCTTTGCGTTGATCGACACCTGGCTGTCCGGTGATCGCGAAGCCTTTAAAAATGCCATCAGTCATCTGGTGCTGCCCGTGGTACTGCTGAGTTACTACTCCCTCGCCAGCATTACCCGCCTCACCCGTTCCGCCTGCCTGAGTGAAATGAACAAGGAGTATATCCTGCTGGCGCGCGCCAAAGGCGCTGGTGAGATGACCATTCTGCTGCGTCATGTACTGCCCAATATTCGCGGTACGTTGCTGACGGTGATCGCACTGGCGTACACCAGCATGCTGGAGGGCGCGGTGCTCACCGAAACGGTTTTCTCCTGGCCGGGAATTGGTCGCTACCTGACCACCGCGCTGTTCGCCGGTGACACCACCGCCATCATGGGCGGCACACTACTTATCGGCGCCAGCTTCGTGCTGATTAACCATCTCACCGATTTCCTGGTGCGACTGACCGACCCGAGGGTGCGCTAA
- a CDS encoding choline transporter, protein MTDLPQPREKDKINPVVFYTSAGLILLFSLMTIFFSDFSAALIGRTLNWVSKTFGWYYLLAATLYIVFVVCIACSRFGSVKLGPEQSKPEFSVLSWAAMLFAAGIGIDLMFFSVAEPVTQYMLPPEGQGQTMEAARQAMVWTLFHYGLTGWSMYALMGMALGYFSYRYNLPLTIRSALYPIFGKKINGPIGHTVDIAAVIGTIFGIATTLGIGVVQLNYGLSVLFDIPDSMAAKTALIVLSVIIATISVTSGVDKGIRVLSELNVVLALGLILFILFMGDTEFLLNALVLNVGDYVNRFMGMTLNSFAFDRPVEWMNSWTLFFWAWWVAWSPFVGLFLARISRGRTIRQFVLGTLIIPFTFTLLWLSVFGNSALYEIIHGDAGFAQEAIAHPERGFYSLLAQYPAFTFSASVATITGLLFYVTSADSGALVLGNFTSKLKDINSDAPNWLRMFWSVVIGLLTLGMLMTNGISALQNATVIMGLPFSFVIFFVMAGLYKSLKVEDYRRVSASRDTAPRPLGVQDRLSWKKRLSRLMNYPGTRYTKQMMETVCYPAMEEVAQELRVRGAYVELKSLPPEEGDMLGHLELLVHMGDEQNFIYQVWPQLYSVPGFTYRARSGKSTYYRLETFLLEGSQGNDLMDYSKEQVITDILDQYERHLNFIHLHREAPGNSVMFPGL, encoded by the coding sequence ATGACAGATCTTCCGCAACCCAGAGAAAAGGACAAAATCAATCCGGTGGTTTTCTACACCTCCGCCGGACTGATTTTGTTGTTTTCCCTGATGACTATCTTCTTCAGTGATTTTTCGGCGGCATTGATTGGCCGGACGCTGAACTGGGTGTCAAAAACCTTCGGCTGGTATTACCTGCTGGCGGCAACGCTGTATATCGTTTTTGTGGTGTGTATCGCCTGCTCGCGCTTTGGTTCGGTGAAACTGGGGCCGGAGCAGTCGAAACCGGAGTTCAGCGTGCTGAGCTGGGCGGCGATGCTGTTTGCCGCCGGGATCGGCATCGACCTGATGTTCTTCTCCGTTGCCGAGCCGGTGACCCAGTATATGCTACCGCCGGAAGGGCAGGGGCAGACGATGGAAGCCGCGCGTCAGGCGATGGTCTGGACGTTGTTCCATTACGGACTGACCGGCTGGTCGATGTACGCGCTGATGGGCATGGCGCTCGGCTACTTCAGCTACCGTTATAACCTGCCGCTGACCATCCGCTCGGCGCTCTATCCCATCTTCGGTAAGAAGATCAACGGCCCGATTGGGCATACCGTCGATATCGCGGCGGTGATCGGCACTATCTTCGGGATTGCCACCACCCTCGGCATCGGCGTGGTGCAGCTTAACTATGGCCTGAGCGTACTGTTTGATATTCCGGATTCAATGGCGGCAAAAACGGCGCTGATCGTGCTGTCGGTGATCATCGCCACTATTTCGGTGACTTCGGGCGTCGATAAGGGCATTCGCGTGCTGTCAGAGCTGAACGTGGTGCTGGCGTTGGGGCTGATCCTGTTTATCCTGTTCATGGGGGATACCGAATTCCTGCTTAACGCGCTGGTGCTGAATGTCGGCGATTACGTTAACCGCTTTATGGGCATGACGCTGAACAGCTTCGCCTTCGATCGCCCGGTCGAATGGATGAACAGCTGGACGCTCTTTTTCTGGGCCTGGTGGGTGGCATGGTCGCCGTTTGTCGGTCTGTTCCTGGCACGTATTTCCCGCGGGCGCACTATCCGCCAGTTCGTGCTGGGAACGCTGATCATTCCGTTCACTTTTACCCTGCTGTGGTTGTCTGTGTTCGGTAACAGCGCGCTGTACGAAATTATTCACGGCGACGCGGGCTTTGCGCAGGAGGCGATTGCTCACCCTGAGCGCGGTTTCTACAGCCTGCTGGCGCAGTATCCGGCGTTTACTTTTAGCGCCTCGGTGGCGACCATCACCGGGTTGCTGTTTTACGTCACCTCGGCGGATTCCGGCGCACTGGTGCTGGGGAACTTCACCTCAAAACTGAAGGATATCAACAGCGATGCGCCCAACTGGCTGCGTATGTTCTGGTCGGTGGTGATTGGTTTGCTGACGCTCGGCATGCTGATGACCAACGGGATCTCCGCCTTGCAGAACGCCACGGTGATCATGGGGCTGCCGTTCAGTTTTGTGATTTTCTTCGTGATGGCCGGACTGTATAAGTCACTGAAAGTGGAAGACTATCGCCGCGTCAGCGCCAGCCGTGATACCGCGCCGCGACCGCTCGGTGTCCAGGATCGGCTGAGCTGGAAAAAACGGCTGTCGCGCCTGATGAACTACCCGGGCACGCGTTACACCAAACAGATGATGGAGACAGTATGCTACCCGGCAATGGAAGAAGTGGCGCAGGAGCTACGGGTACGTGGCGCGTACGTTGAGCTGAAAAGCCTGCCGCCGGAAGAGGGCGATATGCTGGGTCACCTGGAATTGCTGGTGCATATGGGCGATGAGCAGAACTTTATCTACCAGGTGTGGCCGCAGCTCTACTCAGTGCCGGGCTTTACCTACCGCGCCCGCAGCGGGAAATCGACCTATTACCGGCTGGAAACCTTCTTACTGGAGGGGAGTCAGGGCAACGACCTGATGGACTACAGCAAAGAACAGGTGATCACTGACATTCTGGACCAGTACGAGCGTCACCTGAACTTTATCCATCTGCATCGAGAAGCGCCGGGAAACAGCGTAATGTTCCCCGGCCTGTGA
- the betA gene encoding choline dehydrogenase, giving the protein MQFDYIIIGAGSAGNVLATRLTEDAETTVLLLEAGGPDYRFDFRTQMPAALAFPLQGKRYNWAYETEPEPHMNNRRMECGRGKGLGGSSLINGMCYIRGNAMDLDNWADAPGLEHWSYLHCLPYYRKAESRDIGANDYHGGDGPVSVTTAKENNNPLFHAMVEAGVQAGYPRTDDLNGYQQEGFGPMDRTVTPQGRRASTARGYLDQAKARPNLTIRTHALTDHILFDGKRAVGVEWLEGDSTVPAKATARKEVLLCAGAIASPQILQRSGVGSAALLKEHEIPLVHDLPGVGENLQDHLEMYLQYECKEPVSLYPALQWWNQPKIGAEWLFNGTGVGASNQFEAGGFIRSRNEFSWPNIQYHFLPVAINYNGSNAVKEHGFQCHVGSMRSPSRGHVRLKSRDPREHPAILFNYMSCEQDWQEFRDAIRITREIMHQPALDKYRGREISPGIDCQTDEQLDAFVRNHAETAFHPCGTCKMGYDEMAVVDGEGRVHGLEGLRVVDASIMPQIITGNLNATTIMIGEKIADAIRQQTPLPKSNAPYYVAGNDPVRR; this is encoded by the coding sequence ATGCAATTTGACTACATCATTATTGGTGCCGGTTCTGCCGGCAACGTACTGGCAACACGACTGACGGAAGACGCGGAGACCACCGTTCTGCTGCTGGAAGCAGGCGGCCCCGATTACCGTTTTGATTTTCGTACCCAGATGCCCGCGGCGCTGGCCTTCCCGTTACAGGGGAAACGCTATAACTGGGCCTATGAGACCGAGCCTGAACCGCATATGAACAACCGCCGGATGGAGTGCGGACGCGGCAAAGGGCTTGGTGGTTCCTCACTCATCAACGGCATGTGTTACATCCGCGGCAACGCCATGGATCTCGACAACTGGGCCGATGCGCCGGGTCTTGAACACTGGAGCTATCTCCATTGCCTGCCCTACTACCGCAAAGCGGAATCCCGCGATATCGGCGCCAACGACTACCACGGCGGCGACGGCCCGGTGAGCGTCACCACGGCGAAAGAGAACAACAATCCGCTGTTCCATGCGATGGTCGAGGCGGGTGTGCAGGCGGGCTATCCGCGCACCGATGATCTCAACGGCTATCAACAGGAAGGATTTGGTCCGATGGACAGAACCGTGACGCCGCAGGGGCGTCGCGCCAGTACCGCCCGCGGGTATCTGGATCAGGCGAAAGCCAGACCGAATCTGACCATCAGAACCCATGCGCTGACCGACCATATCCTTTTTGACGGCAAACGCGCGGTGGGTGTGGAGTGGCTGGAAGGCGACAGCACGGTGCCTGCGAAAGCGACGGCGCGCAAAGAAGTATTGCTGTGCGCGGGTGCCATCGCCTCGCCACAGATCCTGCAACGCTCCGGCGTGGGCAGCGCTGCCTTACTGAAAGAACACGAGATCCCGCTGGTGCACGATTTGCCCGGCGTCGGCGAAAACCTTCAGGATCACCTGGAGATGTATTTGCAGTACGAGTGCAAAGAGCCGGTATCGCTCTACCCGGCGCTGCAGTGGTGGAACCAGCCGAAGATTGGCGCGGAATGGCTGTTTAACGGCACCGGCGTCGGCGCCAGCAACCAGTTTGAAGCGGGCGGTTTTATCCGCAGCCGTAATGAATTTAGCTGGCCGAACATTCAATATCATTTCCTGCCCGTTGCCATTAACTACAACGGCTCCAATGCAGTAAAAGAGCACGGTTTCCAGTGCCACGTCGGCTCCATGCGCTCGCCGAGTCGCGGCCATGTACGGCTGAAATCACGCGATCCGCGCGAGCATCCGGCGATTCTGTTTAACTACATGTCCTGCGAGCAGGACTGGCAGGAGTTCCGCGACGCTATCCGCATTACCCGCGAAATCATGCACCAGCCCGCGCTGGATAAATACCGCGGTCGGGAAATCAGCCCAGGTATCGACTGCCAGACCGACGAACAACTTGATGCGTTCGTGCGTAACCACGCTGAAACCGCCTTTCACCCGTGCGGCACCTGCAAAATGGGTTATGACGAGATGGCGGTGGTCGACGGCGAAGGTCGCGTGCATGGTCTGGAAGGCCTGCGGGTGGTGGATGCGTCGATCATGCCGCAAATCATTACCGGCAACCTGAACGCCACCACCATCATGATTGGCGAGAAAATCGCCGATGCCATTCGCCAGCAAACGCCACTGCCGAAAAGCAACGCCCCTTACTATGTTGCCGGTAACGACCCGGTCCGCCGGTAA
- the betB gene encoding betaine-aldehyde dehydrogenase: protein MSRLAEQQLYIHGGYTNATSGNHFETLNPANGEVLATVQAAGRDDVDRAVKSAQQGQKIWAAMTAMERSRILRRAVDILRDRNDELAKLETLDTGKPFSETSTVDIVTGADVLEYYAGLIPALEGRQIPLRDTSFVYTRREPLGVVAGIGAWNYPIQIALWKSAPALAAGNAMIFKPSEVTPLTALKLAEIYSEAGLPDGVFNVLPGVGAETGQYLTEHPGIAKVSFTGGVASGKKVMANAAASSLKAVTMELGGKSPLIIFDDADLSLAADIAMMANFFSSGQVCTNGTRVFVPATLKAEFESRILERVKRIRAGDLFDSATNFGPLVSFPHRDNVLRYMDAGRREGATLLCGGDALRGDDFDNGAWVAPTVFTDCRDDMTIVREEIFGPVMSILTYDSEEEVIRRANQTDYGLAAGVVTADLNRAHRVIHQLEAGICWINTWGESPAEMPVGGYKHSGIGRENGMMTLESYTQVKSIQVEMAKFQSIF from the coding sequence ATGTCCCGACTGGCCGAACAACAGCTTTATATTCATGGCGGTTATACAAATGCCACCAGCGGCAATCATTTCGAAACCCTTAACCCGGCGAATGGCGAGGTGCTGGCGACCGTCCAGGCCGCCGGGCGCGATGATGTTGACCGCGCAGTGAAAAGCGCGCAACAGGGGCAAAAAATCTGGGCGGCGATGACCGCTATGGAACGCTCACGCATTCTGCGCCGGGCGGTCGATATTCTGCGCGATCGCAATGACGAATTAGCGAAGCTGGAAACCCTCGACACCGGCAAGCCTTTCTCCGAAACCTCGACAGTGGATATCGTTACCGGCGCGGATGTGCTGGAGTATTATGCGGGGCTCATTCCGGCGCTGGAAGGCCGGCAGATCCCGCTGCGCGACACCTCGTTCGTCTACACCCGCCGCGAGCCGCTCGGTGTCGTTGCGGGCATCGGCGCATGGAACTACCCGATTCAGATTGCGCTGTGGAAATCCGCCCCCGCACTCGCCGCAGGCAACGCGATGATCTTCAAACCGAGCGAAGTGACGCCACTGACCGCGCTGAAACTGGCGGAAATCTACAGTGAAGCGGGTCTGCCGGATGGCGTGTTTAACGTGCTGCCGGGCGTCGGCGCGGAGACCGGGCAGTATCTGACAGAACATCCTGGCATTGCCAAAGTGTCGTTTACCGGCGGTGTCGCCAGCGGCAAAAAAGTGATGGCCAACGCGGCGGCCTCGTCACTGAAAGCGGTCACTATGGAGCTGGGCGGCAAATCGCCGCTGATCATTTTTGACGATGCCGATCTGAGTCTCGCGGCGGACATCGCCATGATGGCGAACTTCTTCAGCTCCGGTCAGGTGTGTACCAACGGCACGCGGGTGTTCGTGCCTGCCACGCTGAAAGCGGAATTTGAATCGCGCATTCTGGAACGCGTAAAACGCATCCGCGCAGGCGATTTGTTCGACAGCGCGACCAATTTCGGCCCACTGGTGAGCTTCCCGCATCGCGACAACGTGTTGCGCTACATGGACGCGGGCCGCCGGGAAGGCGCTACTCTGCTGTGTGGCGGCGACGCACTCAGAGGCGACGACTTTGACAACGGCGCGTGGGTTGCCCCCACCGTATTCACCGATTGCCGCGACGACATGACCATCGTACGCGAAGAGATCTTTGGCCCGGTGATGTCCATCCTGACGTATGACAGCGAAGAAGAGGTGATTCGCCGCGCCAACCAGACCGATTATGGTCTGGCGGCTGGCGTCGTCACCGCCGATCTCAACCGCGCGCATCGCGTTATTCATCAACTGGAAGCAGGGATCTGCTGGATCAATACCTGGGGCGAATCCCCGGCGGAAATGCCCGTCGGTGGGTACAAACACTCCGGCATTGGTCGCGAAAACGGCATGATGACGCTGGAAAGCTATACACAAGTGAAATCCATCCAGGTCGAGATGGCGAAATTTCAGTCCATTTTTTAA
- a CDS encoding ABC transporter ATP-binding protein: MTDSRLCVQNLNIDYPGARVVNNLSFTLGTERLALVGESGSGKSMTARALMGLVRRPGVVSADTLNVLGHDLLALRPSGWQQLRGNGNAMVLQDPRYALNPVKTVHAQISEALTLHQRLNRAQREEKIQQAVAAVGLEPRVLKRYPGELSGGMGQRVMIAIALVNDPQVLIADEPTSALDARLRNQILELLVAQCEQRNMAMLLISHDLPLVAAHCHRVLVMYQGEKVDEMAAPQLPHATHPYTRTLWTCRPNASTWGTMLPTLDRSLNFTEQSHEHR, from the coding sequence ATGACTGATTCCCGCCTCTGCGTACAAAACCTGAATATCGACTACCCCGGTGCCCGGGTGGTGAACAATCTCAGCTTTACGCTCGGTACCGAGCGGCTGGCGCTGGTAGGCGAATCCGGCTCCGGCAAATCCATGACTGCCCGCGCGCTGATGGGGCTGGTGCGCAGACCCGGCGTTGTCAGCGCTGACACACTCAATGTGCTCGGTCATGATCTCCTCGCCCTGCGCCCCAGCGGCTGGCAGCAGTTGCGCGGCAACGGTAACGCCATGGTGTTGCAGGATCCGCGTTACGCCCTGAATCCGGTGAAAACCGTCCATGCGCAAATCAGCGAAGCTCTGACGCTGCACCAGCGACTGAACCGCGCGCAACGTGAGGAAAAAATTCAACAGGCCGTTGCCGCCGTCGGGCTTGAGCCGCGCGTGCTGAAGCGCTATCCCGGCGAGCTTTCCGGCGGTATGGGTCAGCGGGTGATGATTGCCATCGCGCTGGTCAATGATCCGCAGGTACTGATCGCTGACGAACCCACCTCCGCCCTCGACGCCCGCCTGCGTAATCAAATTCTTGAGTTGCTGGTGGCGCAGTGTGAACAGCGAAATATGGCGATGCTGCTGATAAGCCACGACCTGCCGCTGGTGGCGGCGCACTGCCATCGCGTGCTGGTGATGTATCAGGGGGAAAAGGTGGATGAAATGGCCGCCCCACAACTGCCGCATGCCACGCATCCTTACACGCGCACATTGTGGACCTGCCGTCCGAACGCCAGCACCTGGGGCACGATGCTGCCGACGCTTGACCGCAGCCTGAATTTTACGGAGCAGTCGCATGAGCATCGTTAA
- a CDS encoding ABC transporter substrate-binding protein, whose amino-acid sequence MTKKLLPLVILAALSASAWAATPPTTLVVAQGLDDIVSLDPAEANELSSIQTVPSLYQRLVQPDRDNPEKITPILAESWQADPAAKTLTVTLKSDAKFASGNPLRPEDVIFSYTRAVKLNKSPAFILNVLGWEADNIDSQLKKIDDHTLQLHWTADVSPAVALNILSTPIASIVDEKLVAANVKGDDFGNTWLKMHSAGSGAFKMRVYQPHQAIVLDANASSPGGAPKLKNIIIKNVPDPASRRLLIQQGDADVARDLGADQIAALQGKAGIQVLSIPSAEQNYVAFNTANSANPLLKNPAFWEAARWLVDYDGITKNLLKGQYFVHQSFLPVGLPGALEDNPFKFDPAKAKAILEKAGIKDAHFTLDVENKPPFITIAQSMQASFAQGGVKVDLLPAAGSQVYARVRAKQHQAAVRLWIPDYFDAHSNASAFAWNDGKSSTVAGLNGWEIPDLNKQTLAAVAEPDPAKRLDLYKNMQEELQRSSPYVFIDQGKTQIVVRDNVKGYQQGLNADMVWYDKVTK is encoded by the coding sequence ATGACTAAGAAACTGTTGCCGTTAGTAATACTGGCTGCGCTGTCAGCCTCCGCCTGGGCCGCTACACCGCCCACCACGCTGGTCGTTGCTCAGGGGCTCGACGATATCGTCAGCCTGGATCCGGCCGAAGCCAACGAGTTGTCGAGTATTCAGACCGTCCCGAGTCTTTATCAGCGGCTGGTGCAGCCGGATCGCGATAACCCGGAAAAAATCACCCCGATCCTCGCCGAAAGCTGGCAGGCTGATCCCGCCGCCAAAACCCTGACCGTGACGCTGAAAAGCGATGCGAAATTCGCCTCCGGCAACCCGTTGCGCCCGGAAGACGTGATTTTCTCGTATACCCGCGCGGTGAAACTGAACAAGTCTCCGGCATTCATTCTTAACGTGCTTGGCTGGGAAGCGGACAACATCGACAGCCAGTTGAAGAAAATCGATGACCATACGCTGCAACTGCACTGGACGGCGGACGTCAGCCCGGCGGTGGCGCTGAACATTCTCTCCACGCCGATTGCCTCCATCGTTGATGAAAAACTGGTGGCCGCTAACGTGAAGGGCGACGACTTCGGCAACACCTGGCTGAAAATGCACTCCGCTGGCAGCGGCGCGTTTAAAATGCGTGTCTATCAGCCGCATCAGGCCATCGTGCTGGATGCCAACGCCAGCTCGCCAGGCGGTGCGCCGAAACTGAAAAACATCATCATTAAAAACGTGCCGGACCCGGCCTCCCGCCGTCTGTTGATCCAGCAAGGTGATGCTGACGTGGCGCGCGATCTCGGCGCCGATCAGATTGCCGCGTTGCAGGGCAAAGCGGGTATTCAGGTGCTGAGCATTCCTTCTGCCGAGCAAAACTACGTGGCGTTTAATACCGCCAACAGCGCCAACCCGTTGCTGAAAAACCCGGCATTCTGGGAAGCGGCGCGCTGGCTGGTGGATTACGACGGTATTACCAAAAATCTGCTGAAAGGTCAGTATTTCGTTCATCAGAGCTTCCTGCCAGTGGGACTGCCGGGGGCGCTTGAGGACAACCCGTTCAAATTCGATCCGGCAAAAGCGAAAGCGATTCTGGAAAAAGCCGGCATTAAAGATGCGCACTTCACGCTGGATGTGGAAAACAAACCGCCGTTTATCACCATCGCACAGTCGATGCAGGCGAGCTTTGCGCAGGGCGGCGTGAAAGTGGACTTACTGCCCGCGGCCGGTAGTCAGGTGTACGCCCGCGTACGCGCGAAACAGCATCAGGCAGCAGTTCGTCTGTGGATCCCCGATTACTTTGACGCTCACTCCAACGCCAGCGCTTTCGCCTGGAATGACGGGAAATCCAGTACCGTGGCGGGCCTCAACGGGTGGGAGATTCCGGATCTGAACAAGCAAACGCTGGCCGCCGTAGCGGAACCTGATCCGGCAAAACGTCTCGACCTGTACAAGAACATGCAGGAAGAATTGCAGCGCAGCTCGCCGTATGTGTTCATCGACCAGGGCAAAACCCAGATCGTGGTGCGTGATAACGTGAAGGGGTATCAGCAGGGTCTGAATGCCGATATGGTGTGGTACGATAAAGTGACCAAATAA
- a CDS encoding ABC transporter ATP-binding protein has product MSIVNVDALQVRFADKIAVHDAAFHVEAGETFSLIGESGCGKSTLLRVLAGLQREWQGQVSLFDVPIRPGARFQGELRRNVQMVFQDPYASLHPNHTLYRTLAEPLKIHGETDINTRVTTALTDVGLPADAVLRYPHQLSGGQRQRVAIARALLLRPKLLLLDEPTSALDMSVQAEILNLLNRLKAQHGMTYLLVSHDADVIAHMSDRAAFMADGAIQRFFDRHALTRGEHRMG; this is encoded by the coding sequence ATGAGCATCGTTAACGTTGACGCACTACAAGTACGCTTTGCCGATAAAATCGCCGTGCACGATGCCGCGTTCCACGTCGAAGCAGGCGAAACCTTTAGTCTTATCGGCGAATCCGGTTGCGGTAAATCCACCCTGCTGCGCGTGCTGGCCGGACTGCAACGGGAATGGCAGGGGCAGGTATCACTGTTTGATGTGCCCATCCGCCCCGGTGCCCGCTTTCAGGGCGAGCTGCGGCGCAACGTGCAGATGGTGTTTCAGGATCCTTACGCCTCGCTGCATCCCAACCATACGTTGTACCGCACACTGGCAGAGCCGCTAAAGATTCACGGCGAAACCGACATCAACACCCGCGTCACGACGGCCTTAACCGACGTCGGGTTGCCTGCCGACGCCGTGTTGCGTTACCCGCATCAACTTTCCGGCGGTCAGCGCCAGCGCGTGGCGATTGCCCGCGCCCTGCTGCTGCGACCCAAATTACTCTTGCTGGATGAACCCACCTCAGCACTGGATATGTCGGTGCAGGCGGAAATCCTCAACCTGTTGAATCGTCTGAAGGCGCAGCACGGGATGACCTACCTGCTGGTCAGCCACGATGCGGATGTGATTGCGCACATGTCCGATCGTGCCGCGTTTATGGCTGACGGCGCTATCCAGCGCTTTTTCGATCGTCATGCGCTGACGCGGGGTGAGCACCGGATGGGGTAA